DNA from Mustela erminea isolate mMusErm1 chromosome 18, mMusErm1.Pri, whole genome shotgun sequence:
GATACtacttttcacattttatgaACAAGAACACTAGCAAGCATCATGGTGGTGTGACTTGGCCAGACTCACTCAGCTGGATGTTTGGTAGTGGAGGTCTCAGCTGtagtcctctctttctctctctttaaggatcttatttatttgagagagagagagagcttgtcaggtggaggggcagaggcagagagagaagcaggcgccgggctgagcagggagctgaagtggggcttgatcccaggaccctgggatggtgacctgagcctaaggcagacgcttgacccgccgaaccatccagatgcccctctgCTGTAGTTCTGACAGAGGATGCTTCTCGGGGTGCAGGGACCTCGTGGCGGGGGGCGGGTGGTAGAGGCAGCCTCcccagagggagcagaaggcttcAAGGGGCCAGGTCAGGCTCtaaaggaggagaggggaagtgggGTATACTGTTCTTCTAGCTCGTAAACAATCCTGGAAGGGGGAGTGTAGTGGAGAAACTCGGTCCCTCCCCCAAGTTGTCATCAGAGGGGTCAGAGGGGCCACAGGGTCAGTGTCCGGTCTCCTGCCCCCCTTCGTCCCCCCGAGCAACCTTTAACCCAACACCAACTACAGAAAGGCTGTCTGCCCCCACACATTCTCCCTAGAGTTCCCTGAACCACAGAGAGGACCTCAGCTGACCATGGAGGACAGAGGCCCGCTGGCCACATCTCCCGGGTGGCTGTcgctgctactgctgctgctacCACCACCCGGCCACCAGGGAGGGGCCCTGAGACATGGTCTCTCCGCCCAGGTGCAGGAGTCTTGGGATGGGGTGCTCCGTGCACACGCACGTGTTTAAGCGACCTACACTTTGGCTTctgctcctgccttcctcccgtccctgctgccctgcctctccGTCCATCTCTGGTCAGTCCTCACTGTACCTTGTTTGTTCTTCTCCTGCTGACAGAGGATCCAGGACCCCCCTGCTGTGCACCTCAGCAGTGGCTCAGGACAAGAGCCTATCACCATCATGACTTTTGACTTCACCAAGATCAGGAAGTATGAAGTTGACCCAGCCCCTTGTTGGAGTCCCCAACCCTACCTTCCCTTTCTCTgatcttctccttctcctatctccctccctgtccctcagcctccctcttcccactttTACACCCAGAGGGCATGCCACATGCATagcctttcctcctctgtccttccAGAAGCTTTTCCTCCTTTGAGCTTCAAACCTGGGATCCAGAGGGAGTGATTTTCTACGGCGACACCAACCCAGAGGACGACTGGTTTGTGCTGGCACTTCGAGACGGCAGGTCCGAGATCCAGCTGCACAATCAGCTGGCGCAGGTGACTGTGAGCGCTGGTCCCCGGCTGGACGATGGCCGGTGGCACCAGGTAAGCCGGCTCTGGTCCTGAGGGGAGGCGTGTCCCGAGTTGGTCCGAGGAAACGCAACAGAAAGGAGTTTTCGGGCATCCCCTTCCCACCGTCATCTTATTCAATCTGCACACAACCTCCACAGCCTCACTGTACCTGTCCCCAGTTTTCTGGAGGGCCTTCCTGAGGCTTACGGCCCAAATGAACCAAGGATGCTAGCGGACTCCACGAGTCCATGTTCTTTCTGTGATACGCAGCTGCTTGGGAagaagggggcagaggcaggcccCAGTGGCCTCTGATTGggttctgctccttcctccctgcagGTGGAAGTGAGGGTCCTGGAGGACTCCCTCCTCCTGAGCGTGGATGGGGAGGAGGTGCTGCGCCTGAGACAGGTGTCTGAGTCTCTGGCCAGCAAACCCCAGCCCATCGTCAGGATTGCCCTGGGGGGACTCCTGTTCCCCGCCTCCAGCCTTCGTTTGCCGGTAAGGACATCGCAGGGCTGGGGGCTGACCCAAGCTGTTAGAGTGTGGCTGGCTGGGTGACCCTGGGAGCCCGAGGCCACATTTTTCATGAGAGCTGGTGGCATCTGCGTGGTTCTGAAGAAGCCAAGAGCTTGTGTCTTGGAGGGGAACCAACTGAGGGCAGACAGGGGCTCCAATGTCTTGATGACAACATCCccacttcttcccttccctccactggCTCCAGCTGGTCCCTGCCCTTGACGGCTGCCTACGCCGGGGTACCTGGCTGGACCCGCAGGCCCAGACCTCGGGGTCTGTCCCTATGAGGAGCCTCAAGAGCTGTGCCTTGCAGTCCCAACCTGGAACGTTCTTCCCTCCAGGGACGCGTGCAGAATTCAATCTCCAAGGTAAAGGCTGCTCTTCCCTGCGCAGCTAGCTCTGTGTCTACCTTCCCCCATCTCCTTCCAGCCCTGGCTGCCTCTGTCTGTGAGCCCCCAGGCTTGAGTCCTCACGGGGATCTCTTCCCCTGCAACCACCCAGACATTCCCCAGCCTCATGCAGAGCCCTGGGCCTTCTCTCTGGACCTGGGACTCCAGCAGGCAGCAGGCTCTGGCCACCTCCTTGCCCTTGGGACCCCAGAAAACCCTTCTCAGCTCAGCCTCCACCTCCAAGATCAAGTAAGAGGGGTGCTGGCTGTATTCAGCGGAGCcggggagcagcaggtgggggcgggggggggggactccAAACTGTATGTTAAGAACACTTAAGgtgcaggggggcagggggcagagacaCATCTCGAACCTGCTCACAACAAGCAagtgacattttatttacttattaattcgATCTTACGGTTAaggaatctctatacccaacatggggctcaaactcacaaccccgagatctgGAATCTCGTGCTCTGCTAggtcagccagcca
Protein-coding regions in this window:
- the SHBG gene encoding sex hormone-binding globulin; this translates as MEDRGPLATSPGWLSLLLLLLPPPGHQGGALRHGLSAQRIQDPPAVHLSSGSGQEPITIMTFDFTKIRKSFSSFELQTWDPEGVIFYGDTNPEDDWFVLALRDGRSEIQLHNQLAQVTVSAGPRLDDGRWHQVEVRVLEDSLLLSVDGEEVLRLRQVSESLASKPQPIVRIALGGLLFPASSLRLPLVPALDGCLRRGTWLDPQAQTSGSVPMRSLKSCALQSQPGTFFPPGTRAEFNLQDIPQPHAEPWAFSLDLGLQQAAGSGHLLALGTPENPSQLSLHLQDQKVVVSSGTGPDLDLPLVLGLPLQLKLAASGVVLNQGSKKEILALPALDLASLLKLWVRPQGRLFLGALPGETSSASFCLNGLWAQGQKLDMDRALSRSEDIWTHSCPQGPNNGTDTTH